One Roseimaritima multifibrata DNA window includes the following coding sequences:
- a CDS encoding DUF7133 domain-containing protein: MILFHRIPSLRIARSPSWSFSKSAACLFCLLASAGIWSEPLRAAEPKEEDFYEITSFEIPDGVVLEACGFQLMPDGRLAIASRRGEIWMVTDPFAKSVPAANFKRFAQGLHEPLSLDYEDGWLYVTQRPELSRIKDEDGDGSADVFETVNDEWGISGDYHEYAFGSKADKNGDRWIVLCLTGSFSSKVPYRGWCVRITPDGKLVPTTSGIRSPGGIRQNAAGDMFYTDNQGPWNGVCGLKHLIPGKFAGHPGGFEWYKLATESMGPQPPKPKSDSRIMTEAARIEEFEPPAVLFPYPAMGQSASGIVCDTTDGKFGPFENQMFVADQSHSTVMRVYLEKVQGHYQGACFPFRAGFGSGNVGLEMSPDGSMFVGGTNRGWGARGPKPFAVERMNWTGKTPFEILEMRAIEGGFELVLTEPAKADSLKGTDNFAMKTYTYIYREQYGSPAVDETVPKITDVQLSADGLHVVLKIDGLQIGHVHELTVTGLLNKAGNPLLHPKAYYTLNYLP, encoded by the coding sequence ATGATTTTATTTCACCGCATCCCTTCGTTGCGTATCGCCCGGAGTCCCTCGTGGTCGTTTAGCAAATCAGCAGCTTGTCTGTTCTGTTTGCTCGCGTCTGCGGGAATTTGGAGCGAACCCCTGCGAGCGGCTGAACCGAAGGAAGAAGATTTTTACGAAATCACTTCTTTTGAAATCCCCGATGGCGTCGTCCTGGAGGCTTGTGGGTTTCAGTTGATGCCCGATGGACGGCTGGCAATCGCATCACGGCGTGGCGAAATTTGGATGGTGACGGATCCGTTTGCCAAATCCGTCCCTGCGGCGAATTTCAAACGCTTTGCACAAGGATTACATGAACCACTTAGTCTGGACTACGAAGATGGCTGGCTGTACGTCACCCAGCGTCCCGAACTTAGCCGCATCAAGGACGAAGACGGCGATGGATCGGCGGACGTTTTTGAAACCGTTAACGACGAATGGGGCATCAGTGGCGATTACCATGAATACGCTTTTGGTTCGAAAGCCGATAAGAACGGCGACCGCTGGATCGTCCTTTGTCTAACCGGATCGTTCAGCAGCAAAGTTCCTTATCGAGGATGGTGCGTCCGAATCACTCCCGATGGAAAACTGGTCCCGACGACTAGTGGGATCCGTTCGCCGGGTGGCATTCGGCAGAACGCCGCGGGGGATATGTTCTATACCGACAACCAAGGTCCCTGGAACGGGGTTTGTGGTTTGAAGCATCTGATCCCCGGCAAATTTGCAGGGCATCCCGGCGGTTTTGAGTGGTACAAATTGGCGACCGAATCGATGGGGCCGCAGCCGCCAAAGCCCAAATCGGACAGCCGAATCATGACCGAAGCAGCCCGCATTGAGGAATTCGAACCGCCAGCGGTTCTCTTTCCTTATCCAGCAATGGGACAGTCCGCTTCGGGGATTGTTTGCGATACGACGGACGGCAAATTTGGTCCGTTTGAAAATCAAATGTTTGTCGCGGACCAATCGCACAGCACCGTAATGCGAGTTTATTTAGAGAAGGTGCAAGGCCATTATCAAGGTGCTTGTTTTCCCTTCCGTGCTGGATTTGGTTCCGGAAACGTCGGCTTAGAAATGTCGCCGGATGGATCGATGTTTGTCGGAGGAACCAATCGTGGTTGGGGAGCTCGAGGGCCAAAGCCATTTGCCGTGGAGAGAATGAATTGGACGGGGAAAACGCCGTTTGAGATTTTGGAGATGCGAGCTATCGAAGGAGGTTTTGAATTGGTGCTTACCGAACCAGCCAAAGCCGATTCGTTGAAGGGTACCGATAACTTCGCCATGAAGACCTACACGTACATTTACCGGGAACAGTACGGCAGCCCCGCGGTCGATGAAACCGTCCCGAAAATCACCGATGTCCAGCTAAGTGCCGACGGTTTACATGTGGTGTTGAAAATCGATGGATTGCAAATCGGTCATGTGCACGAATTGACCGTGACCGGTCTCCTGAACAAAGCCGGAAATCCCCTGCTCCATCCCAAGGCCTACTACACTCTGAATTACTTGCCCTAG
- a CDS encoding family 16 glycoside hydrolase, which produces MLVCCLSDYRLSSGVQAAETYADPNAAAANPDFIVQGEYVAKDRAMQVVSRGEGEFDILLFAGGLPGAGWDRTPAQKLEGDADTVADLVESIGLKRIVRSSPTMGATPPQKAIHLFDGSQESLEKNWKPNAKRTEEGLLQEGATTVQKFRDYRLHVEFRTPWMPESSGQARGNSGVYHQGRYETQILDSFGLTGADNETGGIYTVRAPDINLCFPPLQWQTYDVDFTAARFDDAGKKTADARMTARLNGVVVQSDIPVPNATRAAPLKESQEPGPIFLQNHGNPVRFRNVWILPKDAEKEARRPHVPGFERFYGAGDAASVAGGEVLIASLGCVACHQGKTHLPSKQAPDLSRAASRIRPDALLAMIESPHQTKPGTTMPDPWTGVSEEDRHLQARAIASFLSVDQGVLDRPGDTAAANRGEQLYQTIGCRACHDSLDDSATHLATSVPLGDLAQKYTLQSLTAFLADPHSVRPGGSMPRLVSGPVEARDLACYLLRDVVLVPGGERFQYKLYHGNWTRLPDFDALEPVSTGAMQELDLAVSKRKNGFGLVIETFLPVQSSGDHTFHLASDDGSRLTIDGKVVLVHDGIHPATEKSATIKLAQGVYPLKIEYFEGGGQQALKVLVDGPDFKRAELASLVIGDPSAKAMEPLVPIHFKADPALVEDGARLFQSVGCAACHKATGSSNDVAVRAGLRSLHELGSRADSGCLAERPPAGAPDFELTSLQRESIKLALTAEKQERTSAERSQSMLTVFNCYACHERDGIGGPEPIRDPWFTTTTPEMGNEGRMPPSLSGVGDKLKEEYVASILNAGANERPYLKTRMPGFGDSSLHTLPAIWADSDRRTEAEIPPVDLASTVMESHGRKLVGDQGLACIKCHTYDGKGQDSVQAIDMRKMPQRLREDWFHRYMLSPQTYRPGTRMPASFVDGKSALTDVLEGNPASQIDAMWQYLSADNPKPPVGLSATAIVLKPNDTPVIYRNFLSELSPRGIGVGYPEGVNLAWDAESMQLVQIWQNDFIDASKHWIARGQGTQSALGDMLLKVDPGLPLANLQEVSDPWPVGLGRDLGYRFLGYRLDESRQPSFRYRFGSNEVEDICLPLGGKAGERGFERTWIIRSDDPDASRVLRLAVGSIQPLGDGRYRIEGGPMLTIDDPAKAQIFDVDGKQELRVRLPADPEVRVRVTIRW; this is translated from the coding sequence ATGCTGGTCTGCTGTCTGTCGGACTATCGGCTTTCCAGCGGCGTGCAAGCGGCAGAAACGTACGCGGATCCAAACGCCGCGGCTGCGAATCCTGATTTTATTGTGCAGGGCGAGTACGTTGCCAAGGATCGAGCCATGCAGGTCGTCTCTCGGGGCGAAGGTGAGTTCGATATTCTGCTGTTTGCCGGTGGTTTGCCCGGTGCGGGCTGGGATCGAACACCCGCACAAAAACTTGAAGGGGATGCCGATACCGTTGCGGATCTGGTCGAATCGATAGGCTTGAAAAGGATCGTTCGCAGTAGTCCCACGATGGGCGCGACCCCGCCTCAGAAGGCGATCCATCTTTTTGACGGCTCCCAAGAGAGCCTTGAAAAAAACTGGAAACCAAATGCGAAACGGACCGAAGAGGGATTGTTGCAGGAAGGAGCGACCACGGTTCAGAAATTTCGCGATTACCGGCTGCATGTTGAATTTCGAACTCCTTGGATGCCGGAGTCCAGCGGGCAGGCGCGCGGTAATAGTGGCGTCTATCATCAGGGGCGTTATGAAACGCAGATCCTGGATTCGTTTGGTTTGACGGGAGCCGACAACGAGACCGGGGGAATCTATACCGTCCGAGCCCCCGACATTAATTTGTGTTTTCCGCCTCTGCAGTGGCAAACCTACGATGTCGATTTTACAGCCGCTCGTTTTGACGATGCAGGCAAAAAAACGGCAGACGCGCGGATGACGGCGCGTTTAAACGGAGTTGTGGTTCAGTCGGACATTCCTGTCCCCAATGCGACCCGCGCCGCCCCGCTGAAGGAGTCGCAAGAACCGGGCCCGATCTTCTTGCAAAATCATGGAAACCCCGTCCGCTTTCGCAATGTTTGGATCCTACCCAAAGACGCCGAAAAGGAAGCGCGTCGGCCGCACGTCCCGGGGTTTGAAAGGTTTTATGGAGCTGGTGATGCAGCTTCGGTCGCTGGCGGTGAAGTGCTTATCGCATCGCTGGGATGTGTTGCCTGCCATCAGGGGAAAACGCATTTGCCTTCCAAGCAGGCACCAGATTTGTCACGTGCTGCTTCTCGGATTCGTCCGGATGCTTTGCTGGCGATGATCGAATCGCCACACCAAACCAAGCCTGGGACGACGATGCCGGATCCTTGGACCGGAGTGTCTGAGGAAGATCGGCATTTGCAGGCCCGCGCGATCGCTAGTTTTCTATCGGTCGATCAGGGCGTGCTTGATCGCCCAGGCGATACCGCTGCGGCGAACCGAGGGGAGCAGCTGTATCAAACGATTGGCTGTCGCGCGTGCCATGACTCTTTGGACGATTCGGCAACGCATTTAGCGACTTCGGTTCCACTCGGGGACCTTGCCCAAAAATACACTTTGCAGTCTTTGACCGCGTTCCTTGCCGATCCCCATTCGGTTCGCCCAGGTGGCAGTATGCCGCGGTTGGTTTCAGGACCCGTCGAAGCTCGTGATCTGGCCTGCTACTTGCTAAGAGACGTGGTCCTGGTCCCCGGAGGCGAAAGGTTTCAGTACAAACTGTACCACGGCAATTGGACTCGGCTTCCTGACTTTGACGCCCTTGAGCCAGTGTCTACTGGTGCAATGCAGGAACTCGATCTTGCTGTCAGTAAACGAAAGAATGGTTTCGGATTGGTTATCGAAACCTTTCTGCCCGTGCAAAGTTCTGGCGACCATACTTTTCATCTGGCAAGTGACGATGGAAGCCGCCTGACGATTGATGGCAAGGTTGTGTTGGTCCACGACGGCATCCATCCAGCGACCGAGAAATCGGCGACGATAAAACTCGCCCAAGGCGTTTATCCGCTCAAAATCGAATACTTCGAAGGAGGCGGTCAGCAAGCGTTGAAGGTGCTTGTGGATGGCCCTGATTTCAAACGCGCCGAACTGGCTTCATTGGTGATCGGAGACCCGTCAGCGAAGGCCATGGAACCGCTGGTGCCTATCCACTTCAAAGCCGATCCGGCATTGGTGGAGGACGGGGCTCGTTTGTTTCAGTCGGTCGGTTGCGCTGCGTGCCATAAGGCTACTGGATCGTCCAACGATGTCGCGGTTCGTGCAGGACTTCGGTCGTTGCATGAACTGGGCAGCCGAGCCGATTCTGGTTGTCTAGCCGAGCGACCGCCGGCCGGAGCCCCTGATTTTGAATTGACCTCGTTGCAACGAGAATCGATCAAGCTGGCACTGACGGCAGAGAAGCAAGAGCGGACGTCGGCGGAGCGGAGCCAATCGATGCTGACGGTCTTTAATTGTTACGCTTGCCACGAACGCGATGGGATCGGCGGACCCGAACCGATCCGTGATCCTTGGTTCACAACCACCACGCCAGAAATGGGGAACGAAGGCCGGATGCCACCAAGTCTTTCCGGCGTGGGCGATAAACTGAAAGAGGAATATGTCGCTTCCATCCTGAATGCAGGTGCGAATGAACGTCCTTATCTGAAGACTCGGATGCCCGGCTTTGGCGATTCGTCCTTGCACACATTGCCTGCGATTTGGGCGGACAGCGATCGACGCACCGAAGCCGAAATTCCTCCTGTAGACCTCGCTTCTACGGTGATGGAATCTCATGGCCGTAAATTGGTGGGAGATCAGGGATTGGCGTGTATCAAGTGCCATACCTATGACGGAAAAGGACAGGACAGTGTCCAGGCGATCGATATGCGGAAAATGCCTCAGCGGTTGCGTGAGGATTGGTTTCATCGATACATGCTGTCTCCGCAAACCTATCGACCTGGGACCAGAATGCCCGCCAGTTTTGTCGATGGAAAATCGGCGTTGACCGATGTCCTGGAGGGAAATCCAGCAAGCCAAATCGATGCGATGTGGCAATACCTGTCCGCGGACAATCCGAAACCGCCTGTGGGACTATCGGCAACTGCAATCGTCCTGAAACCGAACGATACTCCGGTTATCTATCGTAATTTCCTAAGCGAATTAAGTCCTCGTGGTATCGGAGTTGGCTATCCCGAAGGGGTCAATCTTGCCTGGGATGCCGAATCGATGCAGTTGGTTCAGATCTGGCAAAATGATTTTATCGATGCCAGTAAACATTGGATCGCTCGAGGGCAAGGGACTCAATCGGCACTTGGGGACATGTTGCTGAAGGTCGATCCCGGGCTGCCCTTGGCAAATCTTCAGGAGGTGTCCGACCCTTGGCCAGTTGGTTTAGGACGAGATCTGGGATATCGATTCCTGGGGTACCGTTTGGATGAATCCAGGCAACCAAGTTTTCGCTATCGGTTTGGAAGCAATGAAGTCGAAGACATTTGTCTTCCACTCGGTGGCAAGGCTGGCGAACGTGGGTTCGAAAGAACTTGGATCATTCGATCGGACGATCCGGACGCGTCACGAGTGCTGCGGCTTGCCGTTGGATCGATTCAGCCATTAGGTGATGGCCGTTACCGAATCGAAGGAGGGCCTATGTTGACGATTGATGATCCGGCGAAAGCTCAGATTTTCGACGTCGATGGGAAGCAAGAGCTTCGCGTCCGCTTGCCGGCGGATCCGGAAGTTCGGGTTCGAGTCACGATTCGTTGGTAA
- a CDS encoding sugar phosphate isomerase/epimerase family protein: protein MTHCPPVLLTGFADEAANDKLVLQQFCAFAALGLRYYSLRFIDVGNGVKNVMLLTDEEIATVKELQTEYGLQVSSIGSPIGKVKLQDVDDGTSNKYIPFEEYLEKDVRRACELANAFESKLIRGFSFYHPKHTRPEDHVAQVSDQLGKVAEMCDSYGLTFGLEVEANLVGQTGQLLAEIHKQVNHPAMLTIFDAANIVTQGFTAEETFAQYLAMKPSMGWLHIKDYADPTPGGRITHVDEAALKNFVPADRGDSGHEAIFRDLLEFMPELHERMVARGAAGVFLDMEPHVKGGGQFGGFSGPDGFGVALRGCCNVLDYVGIPYDLRGFADIKKS, encoded by the coding sequence ATGACCCATTGCCCTCCCGTCTTGTTAACTGGATTTGCCGATGAAGCGGCGAACGACAAACTAGTTCTTCAGCAGTTTTGTGCCTTTGCTGCCTTAGGGCTGCGATACTACTCATTACGCTTTATTGATGTTGGTAACGGCGTCAAAAACGTGATGCTTTTGACCGACGAAGAAATCGCTACCGTGAAAGAACTGCAAACCGAATACGGTTTACAGGTCAGTTCGATCGGGTCTCCGATCGGCAAGGTCAAATTGCAGGACGTCGATGATGGGACTTCGAATAAGTACATCCCTTTCGAAGAATACCTAGAAAAAGACGTCCGCCGCGCCTGTGAACTGGCGAACGCATTTGAATCCAAACTGATCCGTGGATTTTCGTTCTACCATCCCAAACACACTCGCCCTGAAGATCACGTTGCTCAGGTCAGCGATCAGCTGGGAAAAGTCGCCGAGATGTGCGATTCGTACGGCCTGACCTTCGGTCTGGAAGTCGAAGCCAACTTGGTCGGGCAAACCGGGCAACTTCTGGCAGAGATCCACAAGCAGGTAAACCATCCTGCGATGCTGACGATCTTTGATGCCGCCAATATCGTGACCCAAGGCTTCACCGCTGAGGAAACCTTTGCTCAGTATTTGGCGATGAAACCGAGCATGGGCTGGTTACACATTAAAGATTATGCGGACCCAACGCCTGGCGGCCGGATCACGCACGTCGATGAAGCGGCCCTGAAGAATTTTGTCCCCGCCGACCGCGGCGATTCAGGGCACGAAGCGATTTTCCGTGACCTTTTGGAATTCATGCCTGAACTTCACGAGCGGATGGTCGCTCGCGGAGCTGCAGGGGTCTTTTTGGATATGGAACCGCACGTCAAAGGTGGCGGGCAGTTCGGGGGCTTCAGTGGCCCTGACGGCTTTGGTGTCGCGCTCCGCGGATGCTGCAACGTGTTAGACTACGTCGGTATTCCTTATGACCTCCGCGGGTTTGCAGACATCAAAAAGTCCTAG
- a CDS encoding HEAT repeat domain-containing protein encodes MTNPALRTSRLVSGYRRYLASADTLRFAQQVSECYLPSTLAKLLRLGDIEVRRAAALALGIVGDSSVIEPLGRALGDCDRGVRLASDDAFRASLVRDAAPVHHQQLLQIMHLNDGGEFAAALPPAMILANHAPMYAEARHQIGVCWEGLGNNAQADKAFRQCLWLCRFHYPAWIGLARCRIERNQWRGALIALERATSICPDLEVPRAQARAIRRRLGQSERQG; translated from the coding sequence GTGACCAATCCCGCGCTCCGAACGTCTCGCCTGGTATCGGGCTACCGCCGATATTTGGCCAGTGCTGATACGCTCCGGTTCGCGCAGCAAGTCTCCGAATGCTACCTCCCCAGTACTTTGGCGAAACTGTTACGGTTAGGGGACATCGAAGTCCGCCGCGCGGCCGCTTTGGCATTGGGGATCGTCGGCGACAGCAGCGTGATTGAGCCCCTAGGCCGAGCTCTCGGGGATTGTGATCGCGGCGTCAGGTTGGCCTCCGATGACGCATTCCGAGCTTCACTGGTTCGCGATGCGGCTCCCGTCCATCACCAACAGCTTCTTCAGATCATGCATTTGAATGATGGTGGTGAATTTGCCGCAGCACTTCCTCCAGCCATGATTCTGGCGAACCACGCACCAATGTATGCCGAAGCGAGGCATCAGATCGGAGTTTGCTGGGAAGGTCTTGGCAACAACGCACAGGCGGACAAGGCGTTTCGGCAATGCCTCTGGCTCTGTCGTTTTCACTACCCTGCCTGGATCGGTTTGGCCCGCTGCCGGATCGAACGAAATCAGTGGAGAGGGGCCCTCATCGCATTAGAGCGTGCCACATCGATCTGCCCTGATCTAGAAGTCCCTCGAGCCCAAGCGAGAGCGATCCGCCGCCGCCTTGGCCAATCCGAACGTCAAGGTTAA
- the cysC gene encoding adenylyl-sulfate kinase produces the protein MSESESNNPQIVWHETSVSRQDRERLLGQKGCLIWFTGLSGCGKSTIANALDQLLVKQGANTFLLDGDNIRHGLCAPPNRLSEEHGESFAKRFGLGFGPEDREENIRRIGAIGQLFAAAGLVTLAAFVSPYRIDRDRVRKALEENGTNDFIEIFVDTPLEICEQRDPKGLYKQARAGKIPNFTGISDPYEAPENPEIHLKAGDGRTPQELATEIYDYLTNRGQLA, from the coding sequence ATGTCTGAATCTGAATCGAACAATCCACAAATCGTCTGGCATGAAACGTCGGTAAGCCGCCAGGACCGCGAACGTTTGCTTGGCCAGAAAGGGTGCTTAATTTGGTTCACCGGATTAAGTGGATGCGGTAAAAGCACCATTGCCAACGCACTCGATCAGTTGCTAGTCAAACAAGGCGCTAACACCTTCCTCTTAGACGGTGACAACATCCGGCACGGATTGTGTGCACCACCAAATCGCTTGAGTGAGGAACATGGCGAAAGTTTTGCAAAGCGATTCGGACTAGGTTTCGGCCCGGAAGACCGCGAAGAAAACATTCGTCGCATCGGAGCCATCGGGCAACTGTTTGCCGCTGCAGGTCTGGTCACGTTGGCTGCTTTTGTCAGCCCCTACCGCATAGACCGTGATCGAGTCCGCAAGGCGCTTGAAGAGAACGGCACCAACGACTTCATCGAAATCTTCGTCGACACGCCGCTGGAGATCTGCGAACAGCGAGACCCCAAAGGGCTCTACAAACAAGCTCGAGCCGGCAAGATCCCAAACTTCACAGGGATCAGCGATCCTTACGAAGCTCCAGAAAATCCGGAAATCCATCTCAAAGCAGGCGATGGCCGCACCCCGCAGGAACTAGCAACCGAGATCTACGATTACCTAACCAATCGAGGCCAGTTAGCTTAA
- a CDS encoding RDD family protein: MVAATPLDTTTEVVTPENIAFEYQLAGPFRRLPAYLLDVMVYTCALLLLILIAILIGFASSSMLAVSIWGFIALVIWFVLGWFYGALCETFFNGRTIGKWACGLRVISIDGRPLSGMQATIRNLLRVADMAPYAALGQWEFEMAPIMNIPTALVGLIAVIATKRMQRLGDLAAGTMVVVDEKSWRLPVAKVDDARVPALASFFPGDYRVTPTMARTLAAYAERRSYLTPSRRREIARHLTDPLIDRFEFRHDIDPDLLLYALYFKTFLEADQNEAVALGALAGFSPLRKDQQPTDSGETS, translated from the coding sequence ATGGTTGCGGCGACCCCACTCGATACAACGACCGAAGTGGTAACGCCTGAAAACATTGCCTTTGAATATCAACTGGCAGGACCTTTCCGCAGGCTGCCCGCATACCTGCTAGACGTGATGGTTTATACCTGCGCGTTGCTGCTGCTGATCCTGATCGCCATCCTTATCGGATTTGCGTCTTCATCGATGCTTGCCGTTTCGATTTGGGGATTCATTGCCTTGGTGATTTGGTTTGTTCTGGGTTGGTTTTACGGAGCGTTATGCGAAACGTTCTTCAATGGACGAACGATTGGCAAATGGGCATGCGGCCTCCGAGTCATCAGTATCGATGGACGCCCACTATCGGGGATGCAGGCAACCATTCGCAATTTACTAAGAGTCGCCGACATGGCGCCGTATGCGGCGCTTGGTCAGTGGGAATTCGAAATGGCTCCGATCATGAACATTCCCACTGCCTTGGTTGGCCTGATTGCGGTGATCGCGACCAAACGGATGCAACGTCTTGGGGATTTGGCAGCTGGAACGATGGTGGTTGTCGATGAAAAGAGCTGGCGGTTACCCGTCGCGAAGGTGGACGACGCTAGAGTCCCCGCGTTGGCTAGTTTCTTTCCTGGCGACTACCGAGTGACGCCCACCATGGCTCGCACCTTGGCAGCCTACGCGGAACGCCGATCGTACCTGACTCCATCACGACGCCGCGAAATTGCTCGGCACCTTACCGATCCATTGATTGATCGATTCGAATTCCGGCACGACATCGACCCCGACCTTTTGCTGTACGCTCTTTATTTCAAAACATTTCTAGAAGCAGACCAAAACGAAGCGGTCGCTCTTGGAGCCCTGGCTGGGTTTAGTCCATTGCGAAAAGACCAACAGCCAACCGATAGTGGAGAGACCTCATGA